TTGGCTTCAATAATCAATAAGAATGCCTTCCACTCATGAACAAACATAGATCTTCACTCTTTCTTTCCTTCTCCTTTCCTTTGCTTTTTTCCCATGAAAAACTCATGCTTCGAAGCTAAGAACAACATCTTAAACTCACAATTTACAACTATATAAATAGCAAACTTCACAAGCTAACAATCCATCATCATTTAACTAACTCTTCAACCTTCGAAAAAGCGCGAAGAACACTAAAAGAAGTTTATAGATTAAGCTTCAAAATGGATCAACACCAAAAGAGTTCTTCAAATATGAAGGGGTTGGACAAAGATGgtgaaagaagagagagaatCGCGTCGACGAAAAGGTTCTTGATGGAGGATGTGAACAAATCTGCTCATGATTTTATCAAGAATTTCAGGAAGCAACTTAAGTTTGAAAGAGAAGAATCATTTAAACGTTTTCAAGAAATGCTTAGCAGGGGGACCTAAAGTTAAttcttttgtttagttctttcTTGTGTACTTGGAATTGTAATATTCTCAAGTGAATACATAGCATATCTGTTCTGTCATGTTTCTGATGAGGAAATAAAGTTGCTAAATATATAGATAGTGGTCAACTTGTGTGCCATGGAAGCAACTATTAATGCTTGCATTACGCAGGCTGTCTACATCATACCCCTAGAGGCGCGGGCTTTACCCGGACCCTGCATGAATACGAGATGCTTTGTGTATTGGACTACCTTTTTTTTACTAATCAAAGACGAGACGAGAAGACTCTTATTTGTGTAAAGAGGTTTTAGCTTGaagacgacaacaacaacaacaacaaaaaaaaaaaaaaaaagtaaaaccaGTGGAATCTGgtgagggtagtatgtacgcagaccttacccctaccttataaaGGTAGAAaggctatttccgatagacccttaGCTCAAAGAACAATGAATTTTGCTTAAGGATAGAATATCTTTATACCAAAGGATCATTCTTTACAAGCAGGATGAGAACATTTGTTGAGGGTCACATATCTTTTGACAAAGTTTCAAGCTAGTAGCAATTCAATTTGCAAATGTCAAAACATTTAGCATCACATCTTCAATAACAAAAACTTTGGAATTACATATCGACCAAATGCCAATCTATATTACAGCAAAAGGAAATCCACGAATACTAAGGCGATAACGCATCATGTAACTTTTTCAAGAGTTCACATAACCTTTGTAAGTAAGAATATAAACTCAACATGTTATGCAAAATCTTGAAATGTCACATCACTGAACCTATGATTAATTACCTGTTTCATAGAAGCCTTCGTCGAAAAGCACAAGCTTTAGGAAATAGGCATCGCCACTATGTTCTAACTGATCATAAGCAACATATTCAAAGAGCAGGAGCAGCAAGATCATAATGCTGAATATAAGGAACTTCTAAATAAGCCACTTCAGCAGCCAAAGGTTGCAGTTCAATGCCGCTCCTATCCCAATCACATATTGTACAGATCTTGAAAGAAAGCAAGGGAAGAAGGTAAGAAGCAGAGATTCTACCTATATGTCCTTCAGTAACCAACCTATGTTTTTCTACCATTGGTGCAAAACAACGGACTAAATGGATACACAAAATATAGAGCTATTTGATCTCTTTAATCTTTTATGAAGCGACGAAATAGCCTCGTTTTTTCTACTTCGAAATTCATTAGCAAGCTAGCTCTGTATTTGAACAGACATCTgctgatgaataaatggcaaagTATGAAAATACCAGGAAATCCATGCTTGAGCTGTTGATGCTGAAACCAAGGCCAATATCGAATTATGTTCAATCCAAACACTTCCATATGACATATACAATATTTTACCGAGGTGAGCGTTATCTGCAGAGGTTGCAGAAGGTCATCAAGAAGTGAAAATGGATTATGCAACTATTTGGTTCACAAACTGGCACTAGACCATGTTGaggatgtcaaaactgctttaaCAGAAAAGATTTTGTTCTTGAGGTTGAAGAAGTTAACCAATTCTTAGTTCTCATCAAGGGCGAGTATATACTATGGACAATGCTCAAGCTTGTAGCACTTGACAATGCACAATATGGCTCTTCAACCCTCCTCGTCCTGCAATGCTTGACCATAAATTAGTGAACAGAGTTCTGAAGTGCCCTTTACCGGCAATGTTTTCCCAAAGATGTGGGTTAGTTTCAACTTGTTTATCAGGATTTGACACATCAACGATACTAATGCTCATGTTGTTACGGATTATACAGAGTTTACCATTGAGGGGAACCAGAGCTGCAGCCTCTAAAGCACGAGAACTACCAAGATGGAGCTTGCTGTCAATAAATCTATTCCACGAATGTGTGGCTTCATCATATACTCTAAGTTTACACCCATCACGACAGTCCAAAGCATAAAGGCGACCATCCATGGAGATGCTTGGATTGCGCCAACCAGCAACCATCCCGTTATTGACAGGGCTCCATGCATTCATCTCTGGGTTATAGGATTCACTCAAAACTTCTCTGTGAGATCCCAATCCTTTTAAAAACCACTTCCCATCATAAACAACCCCAATAAAGGGCACCATAGCTGTGCTCATATCAGCAATAAAGCTCCAGCGGTTCCTATTGGGGTCATAAACTTCAGCTGAACGGAGAGTCCTCTGGATTCCTTCACATTCTCCGCCAGCGACATAGAGACAATTGTTGATTACACAAGAACCAAAGAAATGACGTCTACGAAGCATGTCTGGTGCCCTGTGCCATTTATTTGTTCGAGCACTATAAAAGATTACCCGTCGCATAGACCCCTTAATTGGATCTTTTCCACCAAACAGGTACAGATGGCAACCGCTAAGAACAGCACAACCAAATCCAAGGGCTTCACTGTATTCCCCCGGAACAGGTGGAAGTGGCTGCCACAGTTGATAGGTTGAATCAAATGCATGCCACGAAATCCTTCCATCACGATCCCTCTTCATCACATATACCCACTCCTCTGCCATTCCAAGACTCTTCCTGAGAGAGTAAAAGAAGTTTCCAGCAAGAAGCCGATACCACCTTTTGCAGACTAGACGGAGCTTGTTGTGTTCAACACGGGGAACACGTATTAGACAAGCAATTGCAAGATCATCTGGTAGGCCAGGTAGAAGGGGTGGCTGCACTCTTGACCTCTCCCTGCGAGAGTTTTTAGTCTTGTGTGCGCGAGGGTTAATGTCTGGCTGGATACAAATTTTCGATCCTGGGACAAATTTTCTTGCCCCGACAACTGTCTTTAATCCCGAGTCAACCTTgcaatagcatgacacggagtcAACCTGCAAATCTTTACCAATTAGAATATGCAGGTGTATTCTACAGAAGACAAATATAGCAAAAGGAGAATGTCTTCTCTAAACTAGTAGGAAAACTGAAATATAGACAAATCATTGTGCACTATTTACACCAAAATTGAGAAAAGAAAAGATGAGGATATGCATGACTGAATTTGAGAAAGGAAAATGCCTGGACAAGGTATAAACACCATGGTCTAAATAACGTGGTGCATACTGAATAGCAGAATTTACTAGCTAAGAGCCCACATATTAGCCTACTGGAAAATATATCACCACTTTAATGATCATATATCTATAAATTCTTTGAGTTAAGTCTCGTCAGCCATTAGTCCTCATAAATCTATCAAAAGAGCATAAGACGGGCACCTACCCCATTGTGCTTTACAGCAATGTAACGTAATTTTGACGTTCTAAGTTTATGAGATTGGTCCTCATAAAGCAGGACCTTATTTTTCAGTGGATTGTACAAACctattcaacaacaacaacaaccctgTAGAATcacactagtggggtctggggagggtagagtgtatgcAGACCTTGCCCCTACCCCGgaggggtagagaggttgtttccgggagaccctcggctcagattGTGCAAACCTATTCATTTAGTACAAACCTTATCAAAATTTTGAAAGGTCTACATTAATATTTTCAACATCGATATTAGTCCAGTATAATGCTCCATCTCGTCATACTTCTATTCAAGCGATGACAAAAGGAAGTATAAAATAGTACAATTTCAGACCACCTCTTGCTTGCAGAGTTGAATTCAAATGAAAATTGAGTGCAGAATTGGTACATCTAGTTCACGCAAAAGACAAACTAGATTACACCCAGTAAGAGAGGGACTCTTTCCAACCTTGATCGCAGTAAAGTAGAACAGCACAGCACCTATAAGTTCATCATAAATCCAGGTACTCATGTTTCAAACAATTGAAGAGAATCCCTTGTAAAATGGAAATGGAAAGACAACACTAATATTATAGCTCCATGTCAATCTCATAGACAATCATAAATGTCCCCATTATTCCTAACGAATGAATGGAATAAAAAATCAAGATAACCACATGCAGATCCAAAGTTAAGTCTTCCTTGGCAATCACAATCTACTCTGATAAAAGAAATATAGAGACTCACATCATAGTAGAAACTTCTAGTTCTTATACAACACACAGATTCAGTTGAATAAGATGCAACGTAATTATAACTTTATTCACTTATCACAAACAATTGACTTCAGTCAATCTTAACCGTGAGCCTGTGATGGGAGATTCCAGAATGGCAACTATAATCTCGAAACAGCTCAAGGACTCAAGTCAACTCAACATTCAATCATCTTTTTCTAGTTGCTAAACTGAATTAACAAAGTTGTTAAAGAGTGAACTAATATGATTGTTAAAGAACACCTTTGCAAATTAACGAATTTCATAAAAGCTGCAGCAAATGGAAAACAAAGAGATCAAAGAGGGCCATCTTCAGAAACATGACCACAACGACATATAGTTGTTTCTCAATCTATAATGCTGCAAAGATGAAGCTTCAAATTCAGGAAGAGGTGAACCCCAGAAGCGCGCTGAAAACAATAACATGGGCAAAAACTCAAAGAACCCTTAAAAAGCTGCACATTTAGCAAGATTTTCACTTGAGCACCTCCCAATTTTATACCAATCCAAGCTCAAAAGGCCAAATTAAGACAAGACCCAAAAACAACACAAGCTAAGTAccaaaaatcctacaaaattaaaacttcaacaaaaatcTTCATCAGGGTATCTCAAGAAAAAAGCTAAAATACCAAAATTTCTTCCAAAGGTAGCTCCTCTACCAGGAATTTTCATCAGGGTACCTCAAGAAACAAGCTAAATACCAAAAATTCTTGCCAAGGTAGCTCTTTTATCAAGAATTATCATCAGGGTTCCTCAAGAAACAAGCTAAATACCAAAAATTCTTCTCAAGGTAGCTCCTTTACCTGGAATTATCATCAGGGTACCTCAAGAAACAAGCTAAATACCAAAAATTCTTGCCAAGGTAGCTCCTTTACCAGGAATTTTCATTAGGGTACCTTAAAAAAACAAGCTAAATACCAAAAATTCTTGCAAAGATAGCTCTTTTACCAGGAATTATCATCAGGGTACCTCAAGAAACAAGCTAAATACCAAAAATTCTTGTAAAGATAGCACCTTTACCAGGAATTATCATCAGGGTATTTCAAGAAAAGGCATTAATCAAACAAATTaacagaagaaaaaagaaaaaaagtcaaaaagaTTATGAAGACTCACCAGTGGAGGTTGAACTCGAAAACCCCTATGTGCATTTGGAGACCTTTCAATTGTTTGGTCCATTTCTGTAATGAAAATTTCATGCACAAAAAGATTCAAAATTTCATTCACCCCTTAGAAGAATCAGATCAAGAGAGCTAAAAGCCCAAAGAAGAGCTTTGGAATACCCTTTTTTCACTTTATACCCCTTTTTAAAATGcaataaaaagaaacaaaaaaataaaaacaaaagacaGTGTTTGGAAGTTAGAACTACAGCAACTTCAAAACTGTGATAAgcattctctctctttttttctttctctaaaTAGACCAGGACTATTGCCTTTCACCTACttgaaaaaattaaagaaaatcttttttgcAGATTTGATAATTAATACTAATCTTTTTTCTCTAATCTGAGAAATTTAATTTTTTCTGTTTTTAGTCACAGGACAAGAAACTTTACCAGATTTTTTTAATGCTGGCATTAATTAATTGGGTCAAACCCAAACTGTTCTCTCTGTCTTTGTGTGTGAAAGAGAGAAGGGGTTTTGGTTAAAGGAGGAGGGAGGGGGTGATTTTGGTTTGGGGTTGgggtttgttatattaaaaatatatatatagaaaatgtCAGCACCAGACTAGTACGTATAAGATTTTATTTGGATGGAAACCAGAGCATCACCTCGTGCACTAAGCTCTCGTTGCATGCAATGTCTAAAAAAGGACGGACCACGTGTAATTTGACGTATGCAATCGTACTTTATATTCCTATAAAATGTTGCTTTCATAACTTGAACTCATAATCATAGAATGATAATTTTTACTGTTGCGTGAAGGTGGAATTTATATGAgattttaaagaaaaggagaaagagtTGGAAATTTTGATGTTGAGTAATTGGGTTGAAAGAAGATATAGAAAttcttattaaaaaaaattagttgAAAGAAATTTTTGTCtactgaattttcatttgtttaaaGTTTTCTGCCTGATGACTTTGTTTTCATGCTTGTtagtaatatttttttaaaataaatgttcTTTTCAAATTTTAATACTACTAATTAGATCGTTGGAGGTTCAAAATGTAGTAGAGGTTATAGTTTATCAATTCAATCTCAAAAAATTAACTAAAAACATCAACTATAAATTTGATTATGCTAAGAATTTACTCGCGCTCGAAGTTTATACtaaattaatattaaatattaaaagaCATGTGATTTTTATACATACATTTATTACTTATTCAAGTTTAAATAATATATAAACTTTAATATTTAACGGCTAAATTCaaattatttgatattttttaaaCATGACTCaaacaaatatttttcattaatagacGAGATTGGATTATTTTTTCTCATCTAATTTGAGATTATGGCGTGGTTTTTATTTCCATAACATGTTTGCTCTGGTAATTTTTaccatattttttttgttttgtttatagATTTGCCCTTGGTATTCTTTTAGAACTTCAAATTAAACGATTTTCCCTCTCGCTACATTGAAAGCTAAATTTAAGTAAAAATTATTTTCGTTGTTGtagattttttattattattaaatgaTATCTAGTTTGGCAAACCGTTAGTTGTTGCTAACTATATAAAGAGTTCAAGTAAATgtaataacaataatttggaAAAGACTTGCCTTCATCTATAATTAATGCCTCTACCTATAATCACCAAGAAAAGGTCTCTTcacaaccaaaaataccaaagtCCCTTCAACAagcaatattaaaaaaaatttaggTTATATACATTATCAGTTGACAAATTTTTACATTAGCAGATTATCTTTATCTGTCGTAGcagataatttattttatttttaatagtagGAATCACATTTTAGGAAGGCTTATATATAAATATTCTTTCGATTACTTGATAgttgtaaaaaaaattaatactGATAGTACATATAACTTAAACTAATATTAAAATGGCTAGCTTCCCCTGGTTTATAATTGGCCATCTTCCATTAACTGAATTTTGGGTGGTTACGAAGTGAATATTAAACATAATGAGGATTTATTGTTCTTCTctattctttcaaaaagatttgAAATTTGAAGGTTTCTTTTATGGTGAATTAAATGTGAGAATTTTGAACTGATATTTGCTTCAATGTTTGATAATTAACTACCTTATATTGAGTATTAAATTATTGGCCATCATAGCATGGCCATCTAGGCCATATTCATAtcatctttttttttgtttcccaTTCGGTATTCGATGCCCGTATTGGAGCCCGATTATATCTGGATTCGCGTCGGGTAGGGCCCTATTTGGAGGATAGCGCTCtctaccaaggatttttccatacccagagCTCGAACTCAAGACCTCTAGTTAAGAGAGAAGCAGCCCCATCTACTGCACCATGTCTTTTGGTGGTATATTCATATCATCTTTTGGTATGGAATATGGATTACTTCAAATATCGTAGATGACTCATTTAATGGAAGTTAAATGATAAAGAAAAACTTATGATCGAAACTGATAGAATacatgagtccaccaaactataagAGACCCGGTCCTATATAGGTTTACACAGATAACGTTAATGCAACAACAAGTAAATGGAACAGGGaacttttacgtggaaaaattcttgctcaaggggataaaaaaaatacgacctacactggtaggatttcaacttcactatgagcaatctttagattacaacctatgcgatctaggaattaaactcttaatccctcactaacttgtaatacacctactacaagccactttgcaatacacctattacaaagacttcaactcatgactaactctagtcacgacaTAAACACTAAAGGTTTATAATTTTCAATGTGTTCCTATATGAAGCTTCTAGATAAGCAAAGTAGAAAatataatgaagaacaattacaaagttacaactcaattaAGAACATACAAGAGACTTGTTGTAGGAACTAGTCCATAGTAGTGTTGTACTTTGTTCTTGGtgcacttgagaattgaatgcTTGATTGTCATATGCTTGAATAAATTctctaagtgttcaagtgatgttttgttgtaatgttTATTATTAATACAACATGGATGACACCATTTGAATGATGTAATCACTTGGTTGGTcaatgagaagtgactgatgTACTGTGCTGCACTGTTTGTGTGTACAGTGCAAGCAGTCACTTTCCAGATGTAGACAGTTGACTTCGTACTGCTGTCAGGGGAACCCAAGGGGATCAGGTCCCTGTGTTGATTCTTTATCTTCTGAAGTCGTAGCAACTCACATTAGCTTGAGTCCGTTGATTGAGTTGTGTACCAAGTgtatcaggttccttatctggttctttgacagtaagtttgttagatcatcaaaatataaagcTAAGATACTGTAAACCCAttaattttcccctttttgatgatgacaaacttagaaatTGATAATCATGTTTAGAGCAACAAAAACCAGATGAAGTAACAGGAACTTCACAAGTTTCCCCTGCTCAAACCCTTCTTAGCTCCTTCAATTTTAGCCatatttcccccttttggcatcataaaaaacacacaaacaaacaaatagcataaagaagtctagcctaGTTAATTCATGTCActtatgtgcacacaacatgatagaaaagagaagcaGAGAAACATAAGCATTTACAGTAAAAGAGGACAGTCGCCATTAATTTTATAAAACATAAGCCTTTGCCGTTACATCAAAAGTAGACTTGGAATGTTAAAAGCGGGAGCAGTACAAGTGAATTCCATCCATACCACACAAAAAAACTACCACAAAGTCATCAAAACAAAAGAGATAAACTGGAAACTGGTCACTGGAGGATTAGCCTAGGGGACACTAGAGGAAGAGGGCTTAGAAGCGGCAACAAGAGTGTTGAGAACGAGATCAATCTGAGCATCTGCGGACATTTGACTGATACTGATAGAATATATGAGTCCATAACAATGGATACGCCATTTACTAGAGCACAAATATGGTCGAATTCAACAGTGAAGAGGTCACCATAGATACTTTGGACCTCATCCTCATTAACCTTAGGCACATCCACTTTGAACAGATATCCCCACTTTGGAAATTCGACCATCTCAAGACCTTTTATTCTTGTGGAGTCTCACTCTTTTCTTCATATTTTCTCTGTTCTTTGAGAATCTTAGGCGACAGAGAAGAGATACTGTTGATTTTAGGGATTTTTGAGTTCTCAACACTTAGAGGAAGAGTGTGGTCTGAGGGAGTGGTGAGGGAGATGGAGGGTGAAAGAGAATCAGGTTTAGATGTTTCAGTTTCAACAGTGGTGGAAGGGGGAATGTTGAGAGGTGTTTCTTTAGGAACAGAGGAGTCGAAGGTTTTCTCTTCAATGGTGGGAAGGATTGTTTGATCTTCAGCCATGGTAGATGATTAGTTTGAAAGTTCCGGAGAGGCTGAGAAAGAGAGAGGTGATCGCTCAAGGTTTGGAAATGAGAGGGTTTTAATGAGGGCACtcaatttttgtttcttttgagaTATGTATGAGAAAAACACAAGACTGCCAACATGTGGTAcatgaaccaggttcttgaccgGTCTTTAAAAGGTTCTCAATCCTCTTTTACTGCTCATGCATTGTTTCTGCAGCTTCTATAATCATCGTGCGTGTCTACTTGCAACGGTATAgaagtgagttagacttggccaGAAAACACCTTAGCTAATTTCACCTGAATGTAACTTTCATAGCCATATGGAAGAAATCAGGTTCTCAGTTAGGCTTCATTAGCCCCAGTGCCATCCTATTTCTATCAAAATGTTCTCTGCTcagggctttgatgaagatatctgcaatttggTCTTCTATACTGCAGAACTTCATGCAGATAAGCCCCTTCTCTACATTGTCTCTGAGAAAATgatgtctcacatcaatgtgcttggttcttTTATGCTGGACCGagttcttggccatgttgagtgcattggtgttgtcacatagaagAGGCACACAGTTAGTGTACACACCAAAATCTTCCAATTGCTATTTGATCCataggagttgagcacaacaggaAGTTGCAGCAACATATTCTGCTCCAGCTGTTGAAAGAGCTATTGCATTTTTCTTCCTTGTGCCCCATGAAATAAGACATGATCCTAGGAAGTGATCCATTCCAAATGTGATTTTcatgtccacaagataacctgcataatcagcatcaacatacCCAATGATATTAAAATTGTCAAGGGTAGTACAGAAC
The Nicotiana sylvestris chromosome 11, ASM39365v2, whole genome shotgun sequence DNA segment above includes these coding regions:
- the LOC104233539 gene encoding F-box/kelch-repeat protein At1g55270-like; its protein translation is MPALKKSEMDQTIERSPNAHRGFRVQPPLVDSVSCYCKVDSGLKTVVGARKFVPGSKICIQPDINPRAHKTKNSRRERSRVQPPLLPGLPDDLAIACLIRVPRVEHNKLRLVCKRWYRLLAGNFFYSLRKSLGMAEEWVYVMKRDRDGRISWHAFDSTYQLWQPLPPVPGEYSEALGFGCAVLSGCHLYLFGGKDPIKGSMRRVIFYSARTNKWHRAPDMLRRRHFFGSCVINNCLYVAGGECEGIQRTLRSAEVYDPNRNRWSFIADMSTAMVPFIGVVYDGKWFLKGLGSHREVLSESYNPEMNAWSPVNNGMVAGWRNPSISMDGRLYALDCRDGCKLRVYDEATHSWNRFIDSKLHLGSSRALEAAALVPLNGKLCIIRNNMSISIVDVSNPDKQVETNPHLWENIAGKGHFRTLFTNLWSSIAGRGGLKSHIVHCQVLQA